In Castanea sativa cultivar Marrone di Chiusa Pesio chromosome 6, ASM4071231v1, a single window of DNA contains:
- the LOC142641078 gene encoding uncharacterized protein LOC142641078 codes for MLRHSHSQLAATATHLRRFSTVDPNLLLQSYTVTPPLKPWPQRLYPKRLVSMITRQQNLDLALQIFHYAGKFHPDFSHNYDTYHAIIQRLCRAREFNAVESLLSDLRHSHIKCGENLFVDVIRSYGLASKPDLAVKTFLRIHTFDVQRSVRSLNTLLNALVQNKRYGLVHVLFKNSQTRFGVVPNVFTCNILVKAMCKKNDVEGALQVLDEMPGMGFVPNLVTYTTVLGGYVARGDMGSARRVFGELFDRGWVPDATTYTVLMDGFCKLGMLVDAIKLMDDMEENGVEPNEVTYGVMIEAYCKDKKSGEARNLLDDMLEKRYIPSPTLCCKVVDVLCEEGKVEDACALWKRLLKKNVTPDNAISSSLIHWLCKEGKIREARKLFDEFERGSIPSLLTYNTLIAGMCERGELCEAGRVWDDMVEKGCAPNAFTYNMLIKGFCKVGNAKEGIKILEEMLEKGCLPNNSTYSVLIKGLYDSGKEEEIIEVLSMAM; via the coding sequence ATGCTCCGCCACAGCCATTCCCAGCTAGCGGCCACCGCCACCCACCTCCGTCGTTTCTCCACCGTTGATCCAAACCTCCTCCTCCAATCCTACACTGTGACCCCACCACTCAAACCCTGGCCCCAGCGCCTCTACCCAAAGCGCCTAGTCTCCATGATCACCCGCCAACAAAATCTCGACCTTGCCCTCCAAATCTTCCACTACGCCGGCAAATTCCACCCCGACTTTTCCCACAATTACGACACCTACCACGCCATTATCCAACGCCTGTGTCGCGCTCGAGAATTCAATGCCGTCGAGTCCTTGCTCTCCGACCTTCGTCACTCCCACATCAAATGCGGCGAAAACCTTTTCGTCGACGTTATACGGAGTTACGGTCTCGCTTCTAAACCTGACCTCGCCGTTAAAACCTTCCTGCGCATTCATACCTTCGATGTTCAACGCTCAGTCAGGTCGTTGAACACTTTGTTGAACGCTTTGGTTCAGAACAAACGATACGGTTTGGTTCATGTTTTGTTCAAGAACAGTCAAACTAGATTTGGGGTTGTGCCCAATGTGTTTACTTGTAACATTTTGGTTAAGGCAATGTGTAAAAAGAATGATGTGGAGGGTGCACTCCAGGTGCTCGATGAAATGCCTGGTATGGGGTTTGTGCCTAATTTGGTTACTTACACCACTGTCTTAGGCGGATATGTTGCGCGGGGCGATATGGGTAGTGCTAGGAGGGTTTTTGGTGAGCTTTTTGATAGAGGGTGGGTGCCTGATGCTACTACGTATACGGTTTTGATGGATGGGTTTTGTAAGCTAGGGATGTTGGTTGATGCAATTAAGTTGATGGATGATATGGAGGAGAATGGGGTTGAGCCCAATGAGGTTACCTATGGTGTCATGATTGAGGCTTATTGTAAAGATAAGAAGTCGGGCGAAGCACGGAACTTGCTTGATGATATGCTTGAGAAGAGATATATACCTAGCCCAACACTTTGTTGTAAGGTGGTTGATGTGTTGTGTGAAGAAGGGAAGGTTGAGGATGCATGTGCGTTGTGGAAGAGGCTTTTGAAGAAGAATGTTACGCCTGATAATGCAATATCGAGTTCACTCATACATTGGCTTTGTAAAGAAGGGAAGATAAGGGAAGCAAGAAAGTTGTTTGATGAGTTTGAGAGGGGTTCTATTCCGAGTCTTTTGACTTATAATACACTCATAGCAGGGATGTGTGAGAGGGGGGAGTTGTGTGAGGCAGGGAGGGTGTGGGATGACATGGTGGAAAAAGGATGTGCTCCTAATGCTTTTACCTATAACATGTTGATTAAGGGGTTTTGTAAGGTTGGCAATGCAAAGGAGGGGATCAAAATCCTGGAGGAAATGTTAGAAAAGGGATGTTTGCCGAACAATTCGACTTACTCTGTATTGATCAAGGGGCTTTATGACTCtggaaaggaagaagaaatcATAGAGGTTCTTTCAATGGCCATGTAA
- the LOC142640281 gene encoding uncharacterized protein LOC142640281, with protein MEPLLKQRRTNQDIFFSEKDAREVRQPHNDPLVIALTIEGFNTKRILVDNGSSADIMYLSAFQQLKLGLGRLRPFESPLVSFSGDRVYPKGIATLKVTIGAYPKQQTCHLDFLVVDCPSSYNVIIGRPTLNRWKAATSTYCLKIKFPTEDGVGEVKGDQVLARECYQAVLAAGENHAWTIEGEKEDNMEALETVELVEGEKSKVTRIGTTMSPEMRNELVRFLKGNLDIFVWSQEDMPGIPRQVIQHELKTDAEKKPVQQKRRVFAPERNQAITKEVNRLL; from the coding sequence ATGGAACCCCTATTGAAGCAAAGACGGACGAACCAGGATATATTCTTCAGCGAAAAGGACGCAAGGGAAGTAAGGCAACCCCATAACGACCCTCTGGTGatagcactcacaattgaagggtTCAACACTAAGAGGATCCTCGTCGACAATGGTAGCTCCGCAGACATCATGTACCTATCGGCCTTCCAACAGTTGAAGCTAGGTCTTGGTAGATTGCGCCCGTTCgagtcccccctcgtcagctttagcggTGACAGAGTATATCCCAAGGGCATTGCAACGCTAAAAGTCACAATAGGCGCCTACCCGAAGCAGCAGACCTGTCATCTGGACTTCTTAGTGGTAGATTGCCCCTCTTCGTACAACGTGATCATTGGGAGACCCACGCTCAACCGGTGGAAAGCAgcaacgtccacctactgcctaaagataaaattcccaacCGAAGACGGAGTCggtgaggtaaaaggagaccaagttttggccagagaatgctaccaggcCGTGTTGGCTGCAGGAGAAAACCACGCATGGACGATCGAGGGAGAGAAAGAAGACAacatggaagccttggaaacGGTGGAACTCGTCGAGGGGGAAAAGTCaaaggtgacgaggataggtaCGACCATGAGCCCCGAGATGAGGAATGAACTCGTCCGTTTCCTTAAGGGAAATTTGGACATATTTGTATGGAGTCAAGAAGATATGCCGGGTATACCACGCCAGGTAATTCAGCACGAGTTGAAGACGGACGCCGAGAAAAAACCCGTCCAACAGAAACGAcgggtctttgcccccgaacgaaaccaagcaatcacGAAAGAAGTTAACAGGTTATTATAG